From Drosophila virilis strain 15010-1051.87 chromosome X, Dvir_AGI_RSII-ME, whole genome shotgun sequence, the proteins below share one genomic window:
- the LOC6631821 gene encoding uncharacterized protein, translating into MCRLLFLSYGSRSFVLPRCRSYKNVVRKVQANNLYTRHGSHNNMQLTRLIVIVLSAALLLLLSSPIDAWTPTLIPTSGPVTILPTRWPLCRLPAVCAARSPRVCGRAEDGMCRRFRNICELLELNRPDLSSSNQLTWTHTQERDCRTVRGVGAAYATWCHQDCPRRPVACRRTPRSQEICVRSRNHRQCKVVANRCQLLNNNCHSRPRNNWLPADKRLCGPMQLGDKPRACATLPLTRKPDVTIRPVLPPPPPRITTTRRPGPVNVTLTAG; encoded by the exons ATGTGCCGACTGTTGTTTCTATCATACGGCAGCCGGTCCTTTGTTTTGCCTAGATGCAGGAGCTATAAAAACGTTGTGCGAAAGGTCCAAGCCAACAACTTGTACACCAGACACGGCTCACATAACAACATGCAGTTGACCAGGTTAATTG TAATTGTGCTCAGCGCGgcgcttttgttgctgctgtcatcGCCGATCGACGCCTGGACGCCCACATTGATACCCACGTCGGGACCGGTCACCATTCTGCCCACGCGTTGGCCGCTGTGTCGGCTGCCCGCTGTTTGTGCTGCGCGTAGTCCGCGTGTCTGCGGCCGCGCTGAGGATGGTATGTGCCGTCGCTTCAGGAATATTTGCGAGCTGTTGGAGCTGAATCGCCCGGatttgagcagcagcaaccagctGACTTGGACACACACGCAGGAGCGTGACTGCCGCACGGTGCGCGGCGTGGGCGCAGCATACGCGACCTGGTGCCATCAGGACTGTCCCAGGCGACCGGTGGCCTGTCGACGCACGCCCCGCTCCCAGGAGATATGCGTGCGTTCACGCAACCATCGGCAGTGCAAGGTGGTGGCCAACCGCTGCCAGCTACTAAACAACAACTGCCACTCGCGTCCACGCAACA ATTGGCTGCCGGCAGACAAGCGTCTCTGCGGCCCGATGCAGCTGGGTGATAAGCCACGTGCCTGCGCAACGCTGCCGCTCACCAGGAAGCCCGATGTGACCATTAGGCCAGTGCTGCCCCCGCCACCACCTCGGATCACGACCACCCGTAGACCTGGGCCTGTAAATGTCACACTAACAGCTGGCTAA